The nucleotide sequence CTTTAACCAAAGGAGAGGTGTCTGATATGGATAAAAAAGAAAGAAAAGAAAATACTCCCGCAGATGAGAGCAGAAGAAATTTCCTTCGCGGTGCCGGTCTGATTGCCGGCAGTGCAGCGCTTTTGGGTGCAACCGGTTTGGCTGCATCAGGGTGCAGTGTATCGAATGAAGACGGCGAAACATGTACGACCACAACCGCCAAAACCAAGGTTGTAAACGACGTGGAATACTTAGGAGAGTGTGTCTGCCCCGTTTGCGGTGTTACGGTTCCCCACCCTAAAGGAACTCCTTGCAGATTGATTCCTTGCCCGAAATGCGGTGAAGGAATGGGGCGCTTGGCCTAGTTTCTGCAACTATTTAGATTAGTTAACAAAAACTCTCCCATGGCGGAGGGTTTTTGTTTTTTGGCATAAAATTCAAAGCGGGCTGCGCTGTGTTAAAACAATCAATACGTAATAAAAAGCCTCGAGATGTCTTTATAATGATGTACCTCGAGGCTTTTTTATCTTCGGATTAAGCTACTTGTTAGTCGGCGAGCTCAATGCCTTTTTCGGTAATTTTAAATTCCTCTCCAACCTTTTCGGCCAGGTCTGCCGTTACCATATCCCTTAGACCGCTTCTTACGCGGAATAAAGCAACTCCGGTTGTTTCGGCGACCTTTTCTGCGGAACTTACCCCGTTATCACGCAGGGCTTGCAGAACCTTTTTACCGGTTTGAGTCGGTTTTCCGTCAGGGCTAACACAAGCCATAATGTATCTCCTTTGAACCTATTTTATAAATTCTTCTTGCAAAGATACCAATCGACACATTCGTAGTCAGACTGTTTAACTCTTTCTTCGGCTGCTTCCTGAGTATTCGGCGCCGGTATGATAACCTTGTCGCCGGGGTTCCAGTTGGCAGGGGTCGCAACACCGTTCTTGTCGGTGGTCTGCAAAGCATCAACAATTCTGAGAATTTCCTGCATATTTCTGCCCGTGC is from Dehalococcoidales bacterium and encodes:
- a CDS encoding twin-arginine translocation signal domain-containing protein; protein product: MSFLEKFGIFSKNEAGCSGCSSGQSCGAGCGEKCAADGASCGDQHCTVYREDSSDGTKKYVPVPDYHKNKLCSQPLTKGEVSDMDKKERKENTPADESRRNFLRGAGLIAGSAALLGATGLAASGCSVSNEDGETCTTTTAKTKVVNDVEYLGECVCPVCGVTVPHPKGTPCRLIPCPKCGEGMGRLA